One segment of Ascidiaceihabitans donghaensis DNA contains the following:
- a CDS encoding phosphoadenylyl-sulfate reductase, with product MQPDPRLHLAKKTSAGGSGLAISAGRAAQLNARYAHAGAAEVLDAAFREVPNIALVSSFGADSVVLLQLAAKVKPDVPVLFVDTEMLFDETLEHQKRVAELLGLTNLHVIRAEDSKILDPNGTLHKTDTNACCTLRKTAPLQKALTQYGGWITGRKRHQSGTRQRLNMFEVETETNRLKVNPLALWSAQDTIRYMKATQLPRHPLVAKGYPSIGCAPCTTPVAEGEDPRAGRWRETEKEECGIHFVDGKMVRTPAVDNVPHSGDIQ from the coding sequence ATGCAGCCTGATCCCCGGCTTCATCTCGCCAAAAAAACCTCCGCCGGAGGCTCCGGCCTCGCAATCAGCGCAGGGCGTGCGGCGCAGCTGAATGCCCGCTACGCCCACGCAGGCGCAGCAGAAGTGCTGGATGCCGCCTTTCGTGAGGTCCCGAACATCGCATTGGTGTCCAGCTTTGGCGCAGATTCAGTTGTGCTGTTGCAATTGGCTGCCAAGGTTAAACCCGATGTACCGGTGTTGTTCGTGGACACTGAAATGTTGTTTGACGAAACACTTGAGCATCAAAAGCGCGTGGCTGAATTACTGGGCCTGACAAACCTGCATGTCATTAGGGCGGAAGATTCAAAGATCCTCGACCCGAATGGCACATTGCACAAAACCGACACCAACGCCTGCTGCACTTTGCGCAAAACGGCCCCCTTGCAAAAGGCGCTGACGCAGTATGGTGGTTGGATCACTGGCCGAAAACGGCATCAATCAGGCACACGCCAACGGCTGAATATGTTTGAGGTCGAAACAGAAACAAACCGCCTCAAGGTCAACCCGCTGGCCTTATGGTCGGCGCAAGACACCATCCGCTACATGAAAGCGACGCAACTGCCGCGCCACCCGCTTGTGGCCAAAGGCTACCCCTCTATCGGATGCGCACCTTGCACAACCCCTGTCGCCGAAGGCGAAGACCCTCGCGCAGGACGTTGGCGCGAAACGGAAAAAGAAGAATGTGGCATCCATTTTGTAGACGG
- a CDS encoding nitrite/sulfite reductase, which produces MYQYSEFDTDFIASRNAQFRAQVERRLDGSLTEDEFKPLRLMNGLYLQLHAYMLRVAIPYGTLNSAQMRVLADISEKWDKGYGHFTTRQNIQYNWPELKDVPDMLDALGKVGMHAIQTSGNTIRNVTADHFAGAAADEIADPRPVAELIRQWSTDHPEFQFMPRKFKIAITGSPNDRAVTRAHDIGLRMVEKDGLAGFEVLVGGGLGRTPMIGKVITDFLPQEDLLPYLEAIVSVWNQIGRRDNKYKARIKITVHEHGIDEIRRLVEDRFAILKGTFSGIDQQKLAEYKAQFAAPEFVQKSEATFKDAYHRDPVFRAWADTNITAHKADGYSIVSISLKKHGATPGDASATQMRLMADLAKRFGHDELRISHEQNVILPHVHKSDLPSIHAALKAQDLATANIGLISDIIACPGMDYCALATARSIPIAQEIATRFDELKLEHEIGNLKIKISGCINACGHHHVGHIGILGLDRAGVENYQITLGGDHTETAKVGDRAGPGFAAEDLIPAIERIVETYLDVRNEGEEFIATYRRLGMAPFKAALYPEAQAANAA; this is translated from the coding sequence ATGTATCAGTATTCCGAATTCGACACCGATTTCATCGCATCCCGCAATGCCCAGTTCCGCGCTCAGGTCGAACGCCGCCTTGATGGCTCCCTAACCGAAGATGAATTCAAACCCCTGCGTTTGATGAACGGCCTTTATCTGCAACTGCACGCCTATATGCTGCGCGTGGCCATTCCCTATGGCACGCTGAATTCCGCCCAAATGCGTGTACTCGCGGATATTTCCGAAAAATGGGACAAGGGCTACGGCCACTTCACAACCCGTCAAAACATCCAGTACAACTGGCCCGAACTGAAAGATGTGCCAGACATGCTGGACGCGCTTGGCAAGGTCGGGATGCATGCCATCCAGACCTCTGGCAACACGATCCGCAACGTGACGGCAGACCATTTTGCAGGGGCGGCAGCGGATGAAATCGCCGATCCCCGCCCCGTGGCCGAACTGATCCGCCAATGGTCGACTGATCACCCCGAATTCCAGTTCATGCCGCGCAAGTTCAAGATCGCGATCACCGGTTCCCCCAATGACCGCGCCGTAACGCGTGCGCATGACATCGGGCTGCGAATGGTCGAAAAGGACGGTCTGGCAGGGTTCGAAGTGCTTGTCGGCGGAGGCCTTGGCCGTACGCCCATGATCGGCAAAGTCATCACCGACTTCCTGCCCCAAGAAGACCTGTTGCCCTATCTCGAGGCGATCGTATCGGTCTGGAACCAGATCGGCCGTCGCGACAACAAATACAAAGCGCGGATCAAGATCACCGTGCACGAACACGGCATCGACGAAATCCGACGCTTGGTGGAAGATCGTTTCGCGATCCTCAAGGGCACGTTCTCGGGCATCGACCAGCAAAAGCTGGCCGAATACAAAGCGCAATTCGCAGCACCGGAATTTGTGCAAAAATCCGAAGCCACGTTCAAGGACGCCTACCACCGCGATCCGGTGTTCCGCGCATGGGCCGACACAAACATCACGGCGCATAAGGCGGATGGCTATTCCATCGTGTCGATCAGCCTGAAAAAACATGGCGCAACACCGGGTGACGCCTCCGCCACACAAATGCGCCTGATGGCGGATCTTGCCAAACGCTTCGGGCACGATGAATTGCGTATCAGCCACGAGCAAAACGTGATCCTGCCGCATGTGCATAAATCCGACCTGCCCAGCATCCACGCAGCCCTGAAGGCACAAGACCTCGCAACGGCCAATATCGGGCTGATCAGCGACATCATCGCCTGCCCCGGCATGGATTATTGCGCACTGGCCACTGCGCGCTCAATCCCGATCGCTCAGGAAATCGCGACGCGCTTTGACGAACTCAAGCTCGAACATGAAATCGGCAACCTGAAAATCAAAATTTCCGGCTGCATCAACGCCTGTGGGCACCACCATGTCGGTCACATTGGCATCCTAGGACTGGACCGCGCAGGCGTGGAAAATTACCAGATCACTCTGGGCGGCGACCACACCGAAACCGCAAAAGTAGGCGACCGCGCAGGCCCCGGATTTGCAGCCGAGGACCTGATCCCCGCCATTGAGCGGATCGTCGAAACTTATCTCGATGTGCGCAATGAAGGCGAAGAATTTATCGCAACCTACCGCCGCCTCGGCATGGCCCCCTTCAAAGCGGCCCTTTACCCGGAAGCGCAGGCCGCCAATGCAGCCTGA
- a CDS encoding DUF2849 domain-containing protein, protein MPKAFTPKIVTANDLLKGDVIYQTLDGWSRDLADAEVLTDEAHADLRLIEGSQQANSVVGVYLADTQVIDGLPTTTHFRESFRAKGPSNYNHGKQEVA, encoded by the coding sequence ATGCCTAAAGCGTTCACACCCAAAATCGTCACCGCCAACGACCTGCTCAAAGGCGATGTGATCTACCAAACGCTCGACGGCTGGTCGCGTGATCTGGCGGACGCTGAGGTCCTCACGGACGAAGCCCACGCAGACCTGCGCCTGATCGAAGGCAGCCAACAGGCGAACAGCGTTGTGGGCGTCTATCTGGCAGACACCCAAGTCATCGATGGCCTGCCCACCACAACCCATTTCCGCGAATCTTTCCGGGCCAAGGGGCCATCCAACTACAACCACGGCAAACAAGAGGTCGCATAA
- the cysG gene encoding siroheme synthase CysG, which produces MDHFPIFLATAGRRIVLSGGGDAALAKLRLLLKTTAHINVFSPDAAPEIKTWAAQGKLTLIPRAMEPGDAMCAALFYAADEDAVEDKRTATIAHADGALVNVVDNLEDSQFITPAIVDRDPVTIAIGTEGAAPVLARAIKADLEEKLPSTLGTLARIGKTFRKMSYELPFGRARRDFWRDYYFNAGPAAMTDGVKAVQPALDALLDDHLNRKARTGHIAFVGAGPGDPELLTLKARKALDEADVVIYDRLISPEILELARREAIMLDVGKEGFGPSTPQEVINDLLVEHGQSGAQVVRLKSGDSTVFGRLDEEIDAVTAADIGWHIVPGITAASAAVASIGQSLTRRGRNASVRFLTGHDMQGFADHDWAALAKPDQVAAIYMGKKSARFVQGRLIMHGADQNTPVTVIENASRPDQRVLSTTLAHLPADLADAEMSGPALTFYGLAPRAASEAAATLITREFA; this is translated from the coding sequence ATGGACCACTTTCCTATTTTTCTGGCCACAGCAGGTCGGCGCATCGTGTTGTCTGGCGGTGGGGATGCTGCCCTTGCAAAGCTGCGTCTACTTTTGAAAACGACAGCCCATATCAATGTGTTCAGCCCCGACGCCGCCCCCGAGATCAAAACATGGGCCGCGCAAGGCAAACTAACCCTGATACCCCGCGCGATGGAGCCTGGCGACGCCATGTGTGCAGCCCTATTCTATGCAGCGGACGAAGACGCGGTTGAAGACAAACGCACCGCCACCATCGCCCATGCAGACGGCGCTTTGGTCAATGTGGTCGACAACCTTGAAGACAGCCAATTCATCACCCCCGCCATCGTGGACCGCGACCCTGTAACCATCGCCATCGGCACCGAGGGCGCAGCGCCTGTGTTGGCCCGCGCCATCAAGGCGGATCTGGAAGAAAAGCTGCCCAGCACGCTTGGCACACTGGCCCGCATCGGCAAGACCTTCCGCAAGATGTCCTACGAACTGCCCTTTGGCCGTGCACGTCGCGATTTCTGGCGCGATTACTACTTCAATGCAGGCCCCGCCGCCATGACCGATGGCGTCAAAGCCGTGCAACCCGCGTTGGACGCGCTTCTGGACGATCACCTGAACCGTAAGGCCCGGACAGGCCACATTGCCTTTGTCGGCGCAGGCCCCGGCGATCCTGAATTGCTAACACTGAAAGCCCGCAAAGCCTTGGACGAGGCCGACGTGGTCATTTACGACCGCCTCATTAGCCCCGAAATCCTTGAACTCGCGCGGCGCGAAGCAATCATGCTGGATGTGGGCAAAGAAGGCTTTGGCCCCTCCACCCCCCAAGAAGTCATCAATGATCTTTTGGTGGAACATGGGCAATCCGGCGCACAAGTCGTGCGTTTGAAATCCGGTGACAGCACCGTCTTTGGACGGTTGGATGAAGAAATAGATGCAGTGACCGCAGCAGACATCGGGTGGCACATTGTGCCAGGTATCACTGCGGCCTCCGCTGCCGTCGCCAGTATCGGTCAAAGCCTGACACGCCGTGGCCGCAATGCGTCGGTCCGCTTCCTGACAGGCCACGACATGCAAGGGTTCGCAGATCACGATTGGGCGGCTTTGGCTAAACCCGATCAGGTCGCCGCCATCTATATGGGCAAGAAATCCGCGCGTTTCGTGCAAGGCCGCCTGATCATGCATGGCGCAGATCAAAACACGCCCGTCACCGTAATCGAAAACGCATCGCGCCCCGATCAACGCGTGCTGTCCACGACGCTGGCGCATCTGCCTGCCGATCTGGCCGACGCCGAAATGTCCGGCCCTGCTCTCACATTCTATGGCCTCGCGCCACGTGCCGCTTCAGAAGCCGCCGCCACACTTATCACACGGGAATTTGCATAA
- a CDS encoding Lrp/AsnC family transcriptional regulator, whose translation MNVRIDDVDRKILGALQRDASQSLDEIAKEVGSSKTPVWNRIRKLKEAGVIGQQTVFLDAEALGFEACFFVLIRTSEHEADWQAKFLKALRDRAEVQEAHRLAGDIDYILKVRVKNARAYDAFYQALIGEVRVHNVTALLSMEEIKSTTMLPL comes from the coding sequence ATGAACGTTCGGATAGATGATGTAGACAGGAAAATCCTTGGGGCCTTGCAGCGCGACGCAAGCCAGTCTTTGGATGAAATTGCAAAGGAAGTTGGCAGTTCCAAGACCCCTGTATGGAATCGTATCCGTAAGTTGAAAGAGGCCGGTGTGATCGGCCAACAGACGGTTTTTCTGGATGCAGAGGCTTTGGGCTTTGAGGCGTGTTTCTTTGTTTTGATTCGTACATCCGAGCATGAAGCAGATTGGCAGGCAAAATTTCTAAAAGCGCTGCGCGACCGTGCCGAGGTGCAAGAAGCGCACCGTTTGGCGGGCGACATCGATTACATTCTGAAAGTGCGCGTGAAAAACGCCCGCGCCTACGACGCATTCTATCAGGCTTTGATCGGTGAAGTGCGCGTGCACAACGTCACGGCGCTGTTGTCTATGGAAGAAATCAAATCCACGACCATGTTGCCGCTTTAA
- a CDS encoding cytochrome P450 codes for MTLLVQSPLDPDFVQNPYPFYTRTRALGPVHFWQDYNMLAAFDHATVHALLRDKRLGRARPMDQSAPSQDHLQAFDAIEKHSMLDMEGDRHTRLRSLVLRAFTSKRVANLAPDIRDICTDLIAAFPRGAFDLLPAYCSQVPVRVIVRLLGVPEAHAPDLLRWSSAMVAMYQASRTVDTEHAANTAAAEFNSYLRDYIKVKRNYPADDLITRLIAAEEDGEKLNTDELIGTCVLLLNAGHEATVHSLGLAVKTLLEHTTDRAALAPDAIANTTEELLRFDPPLHMFTRFAYEDINLGGHILKAGQQVALMLGAAGRDPALLNAPDTFDPIRKTPAHLAFGGGVHFCVGAPLARLEMHVALPMLFDAHPDLALAATPEFANTYHFHQLKALMVTS; via the coding sequence ATGACCTTGCTTGTTCAATCCCCGCTAGACCCCGATTTTGTGCAAAACCCATATCCGTTTTACACCAGAACCCGTGCCCTTGGGCCTGTGCACTTTTGGCAAGACTACAACATGCTGGCGGCCTTCGACCATGCAACGGTCCACGCCCTGTTGCGGGACAAACGGTTGGGACGCGCCAGACCTATGGATCAAAGCGCCCCATCCCAAGACCATTTGCAAGCCTTTGATGCTATTGAGAAACATTCGATGCTGGATATGGAAGGCGACCGCCACACGCGTTTGCGGTCATTGGTTTTGCGCGCCTTTACATCGAAACGGGTGGCAAACCTGGCCCCCGATATTCGCGACATTTGCACCGACCTGATCGCGGCGTTTCCACGCGGTGCATTCGACCTTTTGCCGGCCTATTGCAGCCAAGTGCCTGTGCGCGTCATCGTCCGCCTGTTGGGCGTGCCCGAAGCCCACGCCCCTGATCTGTTGCGCTGGTCAAGTGCGATGGTGGCCATGTATCAAGCCAGCCGAACGGTTGATACGGAACACGCAGCAAACACCGCCGCTGCCGAATTTAACAGCTATTTGCGCGACTATATCAAAGTGAAACGCAATTACCCTGCCGACGATCTGATCACCCGATTGATTGCAGCAGAAGAAGACGGCGAAAAACTGAACACGGATGAATTGATCGGCACGTGCGTTTTGCTTTTGAACGCCGGACACGAAGCAACGGTGCACAGTTTGGGCTTGGCTGTAAAAACGCTGTTGGAACACACCACCGACAGGGCTGCCTTGGCCCCGGATGCAATCGCCAACACCACAGAAGAGCTGTTGCGTTTTGACCCACCCTTGCACATGTTCACGCGCTTTGCGTACGAAGACATCAATCTAGGCGGGCATATTTTGAAGGCGGGTCAGCAGGTTGCGCTGATGCTGGGTGCCGCAGGCCGTGACCCCGCCCTTTTGAACGCCCCCGACACGTTTGACCCGATCCGCAAAACACCTGCCCATTTGGCTTTTGGGGGTGGCGTGCACTTTTGCGTCGGGGCTCCATTGGCAAGGTTGGAAATGCACGTCGCCCTGCCAATGTTGTTTGATGCACACCCGGACCTTGCCTTGGCGGCCACGCCCGAATTTGCCAACACCTACCATTTTCACCAGCTCAAGGCGTTGATGGTCACCTCTTAA
- a CDS encoding LysE family translocator, translating to MPELSTLLLFATAALALTMTPGPDMLLIASRSAAQGRVAGLATWAGIAAGTYFHALAAALGLSQLFLAVPVAYDIVRYIGAAYLLYLAWCAFTANAPTNPKTTKKRINQTATLMFRQGFLTNLLNPKMAIFVLALFPQFVTPLSGSVALQIMVLATVLNGIGFFVNGAVILAASRVSHSFSQSGMLAKWSQYALGTVFATLAARLAFDTSR from the coding sequence ATGCCAGAGCTTTCTACCTTATTGCTTTTTGCAACCGCAGCACTTGCTTTGACCATGACACCGGGGCCCGACATGCTGCTGATTGCGTCACGAAGTGCCGCGCAAGGCCGTGTCGCTGGGCTGGCCACATGGGCCGGGATCGCAGCGGGCACCTATTTTCACGCTTTGGCCGCGGCGTTGGGCCTGTCCCAGCTGTTTTTGGCAGTTCCCGTCGCCTATGACATCGTGCGCTACATCGGCGCTGCATATTTGTTGTATCTTGCATGGTGCGCCTTTACCGCCAACGCGCCGACCAATCCGAAAACGACTAAAAAACGGATCAACCAAACAGCTACCCTTATGTTCCGGCAAGGATTTCTGACGAACTTATTGAACCCCAAAATGGCTATTTTTGTTTTGGCTTTGTTTCCGCAGTTTGTGACACCTTTGTCCGGATCCGTCGCTTTGCAGATTATGGTGCTGGCCACGGTTCTGAACGGCATTGGCTTTTTCGTCAACGGCGCGGTGATCCTTGCGGCAAGCCGGGTCAGTCACAGTTTTTCGCAAAGCGGCATGCTTGCGAAATGGTCTCAGTATGCACTGGGCACTGTTTTTGCTACGTTGGCCGCACGGCTGGCATTCGACACATCGCGTTAA
- a CDS encoding sensor histidine kinase produces MGQGIFQRLVIAFGFGVVVLAISVGVWRYGYVQALGQLSRQGAVDLALAADRLTGQLQRYRELAVLTADRPVAAQIAGGIVDTVTRTRLLEIVDKTGALDVMVVDTDGFVLASARGVDSLDLSAQPFVRRAMQGALGRAHGLRAPFDRRAYYYAAPIFSGAGTVQGAVVVAADIAAIEWDWVGSNPPVFFTDDTGEVFISNRSELVFWQRREDQPGLRPASGTAPAFNSYLLGPHEVWQLGWGPYLPANALHITRDLPVIGMTGEVLMDVSPARRLAMLQAAAVAALCLAFGAVLFVATERRRTLAQANALLEARVAERTTELERSNAQLRFEATEREEAQAALAQAQSDLVQAGKLSALGQMSAGISHELNQPLMAIRSFAENGVEFMARDKPERAAENLTRISELARRMGRIIKNLRAFARQESESLVRVDVGAVLVSALELTEARMRTCGVVLQVNRPDHPVYVRGGEVRLGQVFVNLISNAADAMQDSAEKQLTIHIVQGGASTGGGNPDGRGAVTVTFEDTGPGISVPDKVFDPFYSTKEVGASEGMGLGLSISYGIVQSFGGEIRGTNTDKGAVFAVHLDHWQEDDKIT; encoded by the coding sequence ATGGGGCAGGGGATTTTTCAAAGACTGGTGATTGCGTTCGGCTTTGGCGTGGTGGTTCTGGCCATCTCGGTGGGGGTGTGGCGCTACGGGTACGTTCAGGCCTTGGGACAGCTGTCGCGTCAGGGGGCTGTGGATCTCGCTTTGGCGGCGGATCGGCTTACGGGACAATTGCAGCGCTACCGCGAATTGGCAGTTCTGACGGCGGACCGCCCTGTTGCCGCCCAAATTGCAGGTGGCATCGTCGATACCGTGACGCGGACGCGGCTTTTGGAGATTGTCGATAAAACGGGCGCTTTGGATGTGATGGTTGTGGACACGGATGGTTTTGTGTTGGCATCGGCACGCGGTGTGGACAGTCTGGATCTGAGTGCGCAGCCTTTTGTGCGTCGTGCCATGCAAGGGGCACTGGGACGTGCGCATGGGCTGCGTGCCCCTTTTGATCGAAGGGCTTATTACTACGCGGCCCCTATATTTTCGGGGGCGGGCACCGTGCAGGGCGCTGTGGTGGTGGCGGCAGACATAGCGGCCATCGAATGGGATTGGGTTGGGTCCAACCCGCCTGTTTTTTTCACCGACGACACAGGCGAAGTCTTCATTTCAAATCGCTCTGAACTGGTGTTCTGGCAACGCCGCGAAGATCAACCGGGATTGCGGCCGGCATCTGGCACTGCCCCTGCCTTTAACAGTTATCTGTTAGGGCCACATGAGGTCTGGCAATTGGGGTGGGGTCCGTATTTGCCTGCCAATGCGTTACATATCACGCGCGATTTGCCAGTGATTGGAATGACCGGCGAAGTGTTGATGGATGTCTCGCCGGCGCGCCGCCTTGCAATGTTGCAAGCGGCAGCTGTCGCGGCCTTGTGTTTGGCCTTTGGGGCCGTTTTGTTTGTGGCGACCGAACGCAGACGCACATTGGCGCAGGCCAATGCGTTATTGGAAGCCCGCGTGGCCGAACGCACCACAGAGCTGGAACGCAGCAACGCCCAGCTGCGTTTTGAGGCAACAGAGCGGGAAGAAGCGCAAGCCGCATTGGCGCAGGCGCAATCCGATCTGGTGCAAGCAGGCAAGCTCAGCGCTTTGGGGCAGATGAGCGCAGGCATCAGCCACGAATTGAACCAGCCCCTGATGGCAATCCGGTCATTTGCGGAAAATGGCGTCGAATTCATGGCCCGTGACAAGCCCGAACGGGCCGCGGAAAACTTGACCCGCATTTCGGAATTGGCGCGGCGCATGGGGCGCATTATCAAAAATTTACGGGCTTTTGCGCGGCAGGAAAGCGAAAGCCTTGTGCGGGTGGACGTGGGCGCAGTCTTGGTGTCGGCGCTTGAGCTGACGGAGGCGCGAATGCGCACTTGTGGTGTTGTGTTGCAGGTGAACCGTCCCGACCACCCTGTCTACGTGCGTGGCGGCGAAGTCCGTTTGGGGCAGGTGTTTGTAAACCTGATCAGCAATGCGGCCGACGCGATGCAAGACAGTGCAGAAAAGCAGCTAACGATACATATTGTCCAAGGCGGAGCATCAACTGGTGGCGGGAACCCGGATGGGCGCGGTGCCGTGACAGTGACCTTCGAAGACACCGGCCCGGGTATTTCAGTGCCTGACAAAGTGTTCGACCCGTTCTATTCGACCAAAGAAGTCGGTGCGTCAGAAGGCATGGGGTTGGGCCTGTCGATTTCTTACGGCATCGTGCAAAGCTTTGGGGGCGAAATTCGCGGCACCAACACTGACAAAGGCGCTGTCTTCGCGGTGCATTTGGATCACTGGCAAGAGGATGACAAGATAACATGA
- a CDS encoding sigma-54-dependent transcriptional regulator, which produces MTRSVLVVDDDAAVRDAVSQTLELADLDPMPVGSFVAAKDHINRGFDGVILSDIRMPGRDGFHLLDYAHAQDPDLPVILLTGEGDIPMAVQAMGQGAFDFLEKPCAPSDLLAVLERALKTRALVLENRRLTELVETGDPAARMLFGSSDLAEAMRTRVRRFAQLDADVLVTGATGTGISKVAEVIHLSSTRSKAPFVKQAAADLNVPHLEAALQDAQGGSLFLDEIALLPANTQLYLAEVLEGSAKARLLAGSTRDLDDVVAQGRLNADLYYRVNTMTVRIPSLAERPEDIPVLFRHYVAQASEQAGLQAPDISPDFEATLMAQNWPGNARSLMSAAMRFVLGMPEDVTEATDLGLSEQMARVERSLLIAALGRHNGMAARAAEGLKLPRKTFYDKLKRYGIRAEDYRR; this is translated from the coding sequence ATGACACGATCTGTTCTTGTGGTGGATGATGATGCAGCCGTGCGGGACGCGGTGTCGCAAACGCTGGAACTGGCCGATCTTGATCCAATGCCTGTGGGGTCTTTTGTCGCCGCCAAAGACCACATCAACAGGGGCTTTGACGGGGTCATCTTGTCTGACATCCGCATGCCTGGGCGCGACGGATTTCATCTTTTGGATTATGCCCATGCCCAAGACCCTGATCTGCCTGTGATCTTGCTGACAGGGGAAGGTGATATTCCGATGGCGGTGCAGGCCATGGGGCAGGGTGCTTTTGATTTTCTGGAAAAACCCTGCGCGCCCAGTGATTTGTTGGCAGTTCTTGAGCGGGCTTTGAAAACACGCGCATTGGTTTTGGAAAACCGTCGTCTGACGGAATTGGTGGAAACAGGTGATCCCGCGGCGCGCATGTTGTTTGGATCATCTGATCTGGCAGAAGCGATGCGCACGCGGGTGCGCCGGTTTGCACAATTGGATGCAGATGTGCTTGTGACCGGTGCGACCGGCACGGGCATTTCCAAAGTGGCAGAGGTGATCCATCTGTCATCCACACGGTCCAAAGCGCCATTTGTGAAACAGGCCGCGGCCGATTTGAACGTGCCGCATCTGGAAGCGGCGCTGCAAGACGCACAAGGCGGCAGCTTGTTTCTGGATGAAATCGCCCTGTTGCCGGCCAACACGCAATTGTATCTGGCAGAAGTGCTTGAAGGTAGCGCGAAAGCGCGTCTGCTGGCGGGCAGCACGCGTGATCTGGACGATGTTGTGGCCCAAGGCCGCTTGAATGCAGACCTTTATTACCGCGTCAACACCATGACTGTGCGCATCCCTTCATTGGCAGAGCGCCCCGAAGACATTCCCGTCCTGTTTCGCCATTACGTGGCCCAAGCCAGCGAACAGGCAGGCTTGCAAGCCCCGGATATAAGCCCGGATTTTGAAGCCACATTGATGGCGCAAAACTGGCCCGGAAACGCGCGATCGCTGATGAGTGCGGCGATGCGGTTTGTTTTGGGCATGCCGGAAGACGTCACGGAAGCCACTGATCTGGGACTAAGCGAACAGATGGCGCGGGTAGAGCGGTCATTGCTGATTGCTGCCTTGGGGCGGCACAACGGGATGGCGGCCCGCGCGGCTGAAGGGTTAAAGCTGCCGCGTAAAACCTTCTACGATAAATTGAAACGCTACGGGATTCGCGCCGAAGACTACCGGCGCTAA
- a CDS encoding DctP family TRAP transporter solute-binding subunit: MKFVSAVAAAALSFTVSAGAVAAACDDGEIVIKFSHVTNTDKHPKGIAASLLGQRVNDEMNGTACMEVFPNSTLYNDNQVLEAMLQGDVQLAAPSLSKFEQFTKQFRIFDLPFMFNDIAAVDAFQSSETGQAMKESMVRRGLLGLAFWHNGMKQMSANVPLESPSDANGLKFRVQNSDVLKAQMAALGGSPQPMAFSEVYGALQTGVVDGQENTWSNIYGKKFFEVQDGVTETNHGIIDYLLVTNVDWWEGLDEGVRTQLGTIIEEVSVARNAESTAVNASNKQAILDAGGVVRELTAEQREEWVTVMKPVWEQFKGDVGQENIDAAQAINAATN, from the coding sequence ATGAAATTTGTATCTGCTGTGGCTGCGGCCGCGCTTAGCTTTACTGTGTCGGCCGGTGCTGTTGCCGCGGCTTGTGACGACGGTGAAATCGTCATCAAGTTCAGCCACGTCACCAACACGGACAAGCACCCGAAAGGCATCGCTGCGTCCTTGCTGGGACAGCGCGTCAACGACGAGATGAACGGCACGGCCTGCATGGAAGTGTTCCCGAACTCGACGCTTTACAACGACAACCAGGTGCTGGAAGCGATGCTGCAAGGTGACGTGCAACTGGCGGCGCCTTCGCTTTCCAAGTTCGAGCAATTTACCAAGCAATTCCGCATCTTCGATCTGCCATTCATGTTCAACGACATCGCGGCCGTTGACGCTTTCCAAAGCTCTGAAACCGGTCAGGCGATGAAAGAATCCATGGTGCGCCGTGGTCTTTTGGGCCTCGCGTTCTGGCACAATGGCATGAAACAAATGTCGGCCAACGTGCCTTTGGAATCCCCATCCGATGCCAACGGCCTCAAGTTCCGCGTTCAGAACTCTGACGTGTTGAAGGCGCAAATGGCGGCTTTGGGTGGCTCTCCGCAGCCTATGGCCTTTTCTGAAGTGTACGGCGCCTTGCAAACTGGCGTTGTGGACGGTCAGGAAAACACATGGTCCAACATCTACGGCAAAAAGTTCTTTGAGGTTCAGGACGGCGTGACCGAAACCAACCACGGCATCATCGACTATCTGTTGGTGACCAATGTGGATTGGTGGGAAGGTCTGGACGAAGGTGTGCGCACCCAGCTTGGCACGATCATCGAAGAAGTGTCTGTGGCGCGTAACGCTGAATCCACAGCTGTGAACGCATCCAACAAGCAGGCGATCCTGGACGCGGGCGGTGTTGTGCGTGAATTGACCGCAGAGCAGCGCGAAGAATGGGTCACAGTGATGAAGCCTGTATGGGAACAGTTCAAAGGCGATGTTGGCCAAGAGAACATCGACGCGGCCCAAGCGATCAACGCAGCCACAAACTAA